DNA sequence from the Sandaracinaceae bacterium genome:
GACGATCGCGACGGTGATGGTATCAGCGGCCGCGCGAATTTCGACCGGGGCTTCGTCGGACGCTTCGGTCGAAAGTCGCAGACGGTGTCCATCGAGGGCTTCATCCGCGGCCCCCTCTTCAATCACCTGGGCATCACCAGCGTGCCGCTCACCAACGAGGCTCGCCAGCGCCTGCCGCTGCCCTCGGGCGTCACCACAGCCGACGCGCCGTTGCGTCTGGGTTCCTCGGTAGCTGGTGCTCAGGCCGCCCAGGCCGCGGCGCCGGACGAGCCGAACTTCGACGCCGATGCCGTCCCGGATCCCGAGCTGTCCCCCGAGGAGCTGTTCGACATCGTCGCGTTCACGATGTTGCTCGCCGCCCCCGAGCCCGACGCTCCGACCGTCGCGTCCGAGCGCGGCGAGCGCCACTTCCACGCGCTGGCGTGCGCCACCTGCCACACCCCCGCGCTGCGCGGACCCCACGGGCTCGTCCCCGCCTACAGCGACCTGCTGCTGCACGACATGGGGCCCGAGTTGGCGGACGGTATCCAACAGGCGCTCGCGACCGGCTCCGAATTCCGCACCCAACCGCTGTGGGGCGTGGTGGCGGTGGCCCCCTACCTGCACGACGGGCGCGCATCCACGTTGGACGAAGCGATCCGCGCCCACGGCGGTGAGGCTCAGGCCGCGCGCGAGGCCTACGAAGCGCTGTCGAGCGATGAGCGGGACGACGTGATCGCGTTCTTGTCTTCGCTCGGCGGGGCGCGCGAACACACGGACGGACTCCTGCCCGCAGGTGCGCCGCTGGTCGCCGGTGGCCAGCTGGGCGCGCCGCGTCCCGGGCTCGGCGCCGCCGAGCTCGAGCAGTTCACCCGCGGTCGCGCCGTATTCGATCGGGACATGACGCGGGCGGTGGGCCTCGGTCCACGGTTCAACGGTGACTCCTGCCGCGCGTGTCACTTCCAGCCCGCCATCGGGGGCGCGGGGCCGCTGGACGTCGACGTCATCCGCAACGGGCAGCTGGTGATGGACGTGTTCACGGCGCCCGCAGGCGGCACGATCCTCCACCGCCACGACGTGAGCGGCGAGCGGCCGGCGCCCGAGCCCGGCAGCAATTTCTTCGAGCCGCGGCAGACACCATCGCTCTTCGGGCTGGGTCTGGTCGACCGCATCCCCGAGGCCACGCTGCAGGCGCTGGCCGACCCGGACGACGCCGACATGGACGGCATCTCGGGCCGCGCTCACGTGTTGCCTGACGGTCGGGTGGGACGTTTCGGGTGGAAGGC
Encoded proteins:
- a CDS encoding c-type cytochrome: MSIERGSVRRTTLACALACVASIGAGCGGDAAPVAPGIFAPLGEVMPRATEEQRATFARGRALALRPFAVSDGLGPPFNVSFCLGCHEKPVFGGAAGHYRDFLLVAFRDTDGAYVPRGVNGVQVQFLTSLRGRVAEEPFVNVTATRNPIPFFGVGALAEITDEEILSRADPDDRDGDGISGRANFDRGFVGRFGRKSQTVSIEGFIRGPLFNHLGITSVPLTNEARQRLPLPSGVTTADAPLRLGSSVAGAQAAQAAAPDEPNFDADAVPDPELSPEELFDIVAFTMLLAAPEPDAPTVASERGERHFHALACATCHTPALRGPHGLVPAYSDLLLHDMGPELADGIQQALATGSEFRTQPLWGVVAVAPYLHDGRASTLDEAIRAHGGEAQAAREAYEALSSDERDDVIAFLSSLGGAREHTDGLLPAGAPLVAGGQLGAPRPGLGAAELEQFTRGRAVFDRDMTRAVGLGPRFNGDSCRACHFQPAIGGAGPLDVDVIRNGQLVMDVFTAPAGGTILHRHDVSGERPAPEPGSNFFEPRQTPSLFGLGLVDRIPEATLQALADPDDADMDGISGRAHVLPDGRVGRFGWKAQVPSLAEFARDALSAEVGITLPPQAGATFGALSDGDAFPDPEISVDDIEDLVAFMVGLDAPARGSRDAPTEALGESLFGAAGCAACHVPSLTNADGVDVRAYSDFLLHDVASPLSGGIVDGDATTHEFRTAPLWGLSHSAPYMHHGRAETVREAIGAHSGEAEPARLAFEALTEGDQAALLAFLAAL